Proteins encoded in a region of the Streptomyces violaceoruber genome:
- a CDS encoding SDR family oxidoreductase, whose protein sequence is MSVKENVPENRELAGKRALVTGGTRGIGAAIVRRLLEAGAEVITTARSATGPAPEGAGFVQADVRTLAGAEALAGAALEALGGVDILVHNAGGARPHKDGLVIPDEEWLDTLNLNLLASVRLNSLLVPGMRERRSGAIVHISSAAVAPPAPPFLHYQAAKAALDNYSAGLAATLAPSGVRVNTVSPGRTATPGGEETREHWASLDAGPAPSGTAPLGRDGLPDDIAHAVLFLVSDRAGWVTGTSLAVDGGEYPRG, encoded by the coding sequence ATGTCCGTGAAGGAAAACGTGCCGGAGAACAGGGAACTCGCGGGAAAGCGGGCCCTGGTCACCGGCGGTACGCGCGGAATCGGAGCGGCGATCGTCCGCCGGCTCCTGGAGGCCGGCGCCGAGGTGATCACGACCGCCAGGTCGGCGACGGGCCCGGCGCCGGAGGGCGCGGGTTTCGTGCAGGCGGACGTGCGGACCCTCGCCGGGGCCGAGGCGCTCGCCGGGGCCGCGCTGGAGGCGCTCGGCGGGGTGGACATCCTGGTCCACAACGCGGGCGGGGCGCGGCCCCACAAGGACGGCCTGGTCATCCCCGACGAGGAGTGGCTGGACACGCTGAACCTGAACCTCCTCGCGTCGGTCCGGCTGAACTCCCTTCTGGTACCGGGCATGCGGGAGCGGCGCTCGGGGGCGATCGTGCACATCTCCTCGGCCGCGGTCGCGCCCCCGGCGCCCCCCTTCCTGCACTACCAGGCGGCGAAGGCGGCGCTGGACAACTACAGCGCCGGACTGGCCGCGACGCTGGCCCCCTCCGGCGTCCGGGTCAACACCGTCAGCCCCGGCCGGACCGCCACCCCCGGCGGGGAGGAGACCCGGGAGCACTGGGCGAGCCTCGACGCCGGTCCGGCCCCGAGCGGCACCGCCCCGCTGGGACGCGACGGCCTGCCCGACGACATCGCCCACGCGGTGCTGTTCCTCGTGTCCGACCGGGCGGGCTGGGTGACCGGGACCAGCCTCGCCGTGGACGGCGGGGAATATCCCAGGGGCTGA